A genomic region of Gemmata massiliana contains the following coding sequences:
- a CDS encoding efflux RND transporter periplasmic adaptor subunit: MPLLFLLALPACAPKPGTSTADAEVKAVPVTVADAKTMPLRRTVSVVGTLYPYEDVTLSPKVGGRVLRAFKDVGDRVGPGEPLLELDDTEYRLAVDQARPAFEAELRKLKLTALPATDAAFEQWLPRVDAVAEAKANAELAESELKRAEREMASGVGSRQILDSATNRLTVAKTRVQVAETDARVTLANARRLKAALDDAERKLNDTKLNAPNPPEWSAWLKELGPTTTPLKYAIAQKMVSIGSPVESMPATSCYRLVIDHALKFGVTIPEKHAPEVITGQNVELKVEAYPNQTFTGFVARISPTTDTGNRTFGVVIGVRNGDGRLKAGGFATGEIVVRSDTVVTIPPEALVQFAGVNKVFVVDGNKAKVVEVGIGVRDKDWLEVTGLPAGAKVVVTGQSQLVDGTPIRVR; this comes from the coding sequence TTGCCTCTTCTCTTCCTTCTCGCGCTCCCGGCGTGTGCCCCCAAGCCCGGCACGTCCACGGCCGACGCGGAAGTGAAAGCCGTGCCGGTCACCGTGGCGGACGCGAAGACGATGCCGCTGCGCCGAACCGTATCAGTCGTCGGCACGCTGTACCCCTACGAGGACGTGACACTCTCGCCGAAGGTGGGCGGGCGCGTGCTCCGTGCGTTCAAGGACGTGGGCGACCGCGTGGGGCCGGGCGAACCGCTGCTCGAACTCGATGACACCGAGTACCGGCTCGCGGTCGACCAAGCCCGGCCCGCGTTCGAGGCCGAACTTCGCAAGCTGAAACTCACCGCGCTCCCGGCGACCGACGCCGCGTTCGAGCAGTGGCTCCCGCGCGTGGACGCGGTAGCCGAAGCGAAAGCCAACGCAGAACTCGCCGAGTCCGAACTGAAGCGCGCCGAGCGAGAGATGGCGAGTGGGGTCGGGTCGCGGCAAATCCTCGATTCCGCCACCAACCGACTCACGGTCGCGAAGACCCGCGTGCAGGTCGCCGAGACGGACGCCCGCGTCACGCTCGCGAACGCCCGGCGCCTCAAGGCCGCGCTGGACGACGCGGAGCGCAAACTCAACGACACCAAGTTGAACGCGCCGAACCCGCCCGAGTGGAGCGCGTGGCTCAAGGAACTCGGACCGACTACCACGCCACTCAAGTACGCGATCGCGCAGAAGATGGTTTCGATCGGCTCGCCGGTCGAATCGATGCCCGCGACGAGTTGTTACCGGCTCGTGATCGACCACGCACTGAAGTTCGGCGTCACGATCCCCGAAAAGCACGCACCCGAAGTCATTACCGGCCAGAACGTGGAACTGAAGGTCGAGGCGTACCCGAACCAGACTTTCACCGGGTTCGTGGCGCGTATCAGCCCGACGACGGACACGGGCAACCGCACGTTCGGTGTGGTGATCGGGGTGCGCAACGGCGACGGACGATTGAAGGCCGGTGGGTTCGCGACGGGCGAGATCGTGGTCCGGTCCGACACCGTTGTAACCATCCCGCCGGAAGCGCTCGTGCAGTTCGCTGGTGTGAACAAAGTGTTCGTCGTGGACGGTAACAAGGCGAAGGTCGTCGAAGTCGGCATCGGCGTGCGGGACAAGGACTGGCTCGAAGTCACCGGCCTGCCCGCGGGGGCCAAAGTCGTCGTTACGGGACAGTCGCAGTTGGTAGACGGAACACCCATTCGCGTTCGCTGA
- a CDS encoding TetR/AcrR family transcriptional regulator, whose protein sequence is MSATENRRPGRPKDPDLETRRKAQILDTAARVFATYGFANTQVQTIANHVGVGNGTVYRYFPTKEQLFLNAVERGLKELEAEMDAVLMQPHDGVELIRAAVRTYLGFFHRRPEMAELFIQERAAFPHHHRPLYFVTKDDEIECKHELFFNRLVESRVIRPVPQERFFAVIGDLLYGTILTNLLANRPSDPVAQAEDVLDVVLNGLLLPNKGAKEDRQ, encoded by the coding sequence ATGAGTGCCACTGAGAACCGGAGACCGGGGCGACCAAAAGACCCCGATCTCGAAACGCGCCGAAAAGCTCAAATTCTCGATACCGCTGCGCGCGTGTTCGCGACTTACGGATTCGCGAACACTCAAGTGCAGACCATCGCGAACCACGTCGGCGTCGGCAACGGCACCGTTTACCGCTACTTCCCCACAAAGGAACAACTGTTCCTGAACGCCGTCGAGCGCGGGCTGAAGGAACTCGAAGCGGAAATGGACGCGGTGCTGATGCAACCGCACGACGGGGTCGAGCTGATTCGCGCTGCGGTGCGGACTTATTTGGGGTTCTTCCACCGGCGGCCGGAAATGGCGGAGCTTTTTATCCAAGAGCGAGCCGCGTTCCCGCACCACCACCGCCCGCTCTACTTCGTCACCAAAGACGACGAGATCGAGTGCAAACACGAGTTATTCTTCAACCGTTTAGTCGAATCCAGGGTGATTCGCCCCGTACCGCAGGAGCGGTTCTTCGCGGTCATTGGTGACCTGCTGTACGGCACCATCCTGACAAACCTGTTGGCGAACCGGCCCAGCGACCCGGTCGCGCAGGCCGAGGACGTGCTCGATGTCGTTCTGAACGGACTCCTTTTGCCGAACAAGGGCGCGAAAGAGGACAGGCAATGA
- a CDS encoding LCCL domain-containing protein — translation MPAVRKVLWIVPVALSFGLTAPPIVGGPQPTQTSEASKSRTPADVEVKYIDDSTMKLKLLDEKLELVTKHGTLRIAVADVRRIEFATRLPAVTTEKAATAISKLNHSDFKIREAATEELKALKERAYPALLKSLKHEDPEIARRTEEVVTFIRRSVPAANLEQRDLDIIHTEDSKIAGKLTAESLRVGTFQFGEQTLKLTDVRLIRTGPEPTEQLVNAQPAPSSLFNYANQFGKEFVFRITGAQAQVQNGAIWGSGIYTLDSSLQMAVVHAGFAKPGETVVVKVRILPPPPQFAGTTQNGITSAPFGPFPAGAFEFLPR, via the coding sequence ATGCCCGCGGTTCGCAAGGTGCTCTGGATCGTTCCCGTTGCGCTGTCGTTCGGGCTCACCGCCCCCCCGATCGTGGGCGGGCCGCAACCCACACAAACGTCCGAGGCGAGCAAGTCGCGCACTCCCGCCGACGTCGAGGTCAAGTACATCGACGACAGCACTATGAAGCTCAAGCTGCTCGACGAGAAGCTCGAACTGGTGACCAAGCACGGCACGCTGCGGATCGCCGTCGCCGACGTCCGGCGCATCGAGTTCGCGACCCGGCTCCCGGCGGTCACCACGGAGAAGGCTGCTACTGCGATCTCCAAGCTCAACCACTCGGATTTCAAGATCCGCGAGGCCGCGACCGAGGAACTCAAGGCGCTCAAGGAGCGCGCGTACCCGGCGCTTCTGAAGTCCCTCAAACACGAAGACCCCGAGATCGCGCGCCGGACCGAAGAGGTCGTGACGTTCATTCGCAGAAGCGTGCCCGCGGCGAACCTGGAGCAGCGCGACCTGGACATCATCCACACCGAGGACTCCAAGATCGCCGGGAAGCTGACGGCCGAGTCGCTCCGCGTGGGCACGTTCCAGTTCGGCGAGCAGACCCTGAAGTTGACCGACGTGCGCCTGATCCGCACCGGCCCGGAGCCGACCGAACAACTGGTCAACGCACAGCCCGCGCCGTCCAGCCTGTTCAACTACGCGAACCAGTTCGGTAAGGAGTTCGTGTTCCGCATTACCGGAGCCCAGGCACAGGTGCAGAACGGGGCTATCTGGGGCAGCGGCATCTACACGCTCGATTCGAGTTTGCAGATGGCGGTGGTCCACGCGGGGTTCGCGAAGCCGGGTGAAACCGTCGTCGTGAAGGTGCGCATCCTCCCGCCGCCCCCGCAGTTCGCCGGTACGACCCAGAACGGCATCACGTCGGCCCCGTTCGGCCCGTTCCCGGCGGGCGCGTTCGAGTTCCTCCCGAGGTGA
- a CDS encoding DUF4058 family protein, translating into MPLHDWTRVGAYVYHDFHTGFLVAIRRVLNDGVLPPGYYARAEHTMRTMGPDVLTLQSRNSAPETPSNAPVVPRLTVPSVPPRVAIAASSAPRVPGFKQKRLAIRHASNDRLIAIVELVSPGNKSSAYALRTFVKKAAQAVEAGIHVLVIDPFPPSKRDPNGIHGAIWPRLGGDDYTQPADKPLTLVAYEAGDETGSPHRCYVQPLAVGDPLPDMPLFLEPEEYVNVPLERAYQIAFADVLPQDRALLEAVPT; encoded by the coding sequence ATGCCGCTGCACGACTGGACCCGCGTAGGAGCTTACGTTTACCACGATTTCCACACCGGATTTTTGGTCGCGATTCGCCGCGTACTGAACGACGGTGTGCTCCCACCCGGATACTACGCCCGGGCGGAACACACGATGCGAACAATGGGGCCGGACGTACTCACGCTCCAGTCGCGGAACTCGGCCCCTGAAACCCCGTCCAACGCACCAGTCGTCCCACGATTGACGGTGCCATCCGTGCCCCCCCGTGTAGCCATTGCTGCATCATCGGCCCCGCGCGTCCCGGGGTTCAAACAGAAACGGCTCGCGATTCGGCACGCCAGTAACGACCGACTCATCGCGATTGTCGAACTGGTGTCTCCCGGGAACAAATCTTCGGCCTACGCACTACGCACGTTCGTCAAGAAAGCGGCCCAGGCGGTCGAAGCGGGAATTCACGTACTCGTCATCGATCCGTTCCCGCCGAGCAAACGCGACCCGAACGGAATTCACGGTGCCATCTGGCCGCGACTCGGGGGTGACGATTACACACAGCCCGCGGACAAGCCGCTCACGCTGGTCGCTTACGAAGCCGGTGACGAAACTGGTAGCCCGCACCGCTGTTACGTCCAGCCGCTCGCGGTCGGTGATCCGCTACCGGACATGCCACTGTTTCTCGAACCCGAAGAGTATGTAAACGTGCCCCTCGAACGGGCGTATCAAATAGCGTTCGCGGACGTTCTCCCTCAAGACCGCGCGCTGCTCGAAGCGGTGCCGACTTGA
- a CDS encoding DUF1573 domain-containing protein: protein MAATSLAVGAGAVAVTANSSVGETWLARLRGDTVAISPKSFDIGEEPVGTVRRVPVTVKNRTGADLRIVGGSASCDCVTTNGLPLSIPPHGTAVVEVTVTFKGTPGRFSRDFAIFTDQVNRPTLYGRITGTVSQVDP, encoded by the coding sequence TTGGCGGCCACTTCACTCGCTGTAGGAGCCGGAGCCGTTGCAGTCACCGCAAACAGTTCGGTCGGCGAAACGTGGCTGGCTCGGCTCCGGGGAGACACGGTCGCAATATCACCCAAGTCGTTTGACATCGGAGAAGAGCCAGTCGGGACCGTCCGACGAGTGCCGGTAACGGTCAAGAATCGAACCGGTGCAGATCTGCGAATTGTCGGCGGGAGCGCCTCGTGCGACTGCGTGACCACGAACGGGCTCCCGCTGAGTATCCCGCCACACGGAACGGCCGTCGTCGAGGTGACCGTTACGTTTAAGGGTACCCCGGGGCGATTCTCGCGCGACTTTGCGATATTCACCGATCAGGTCAACCGCCCCACGCTCTACGGCCGAATCACCGGCACGGTGTCCCAGGTTGATCCGTAA
- a CDS encoding efflux RND transporter permease subunit codes for MTIWDICIRRPVFTTMLVLGPVVLGLASYTRLGVELFPNVDVPVVVVTTTLRGAGVEEMESSVTRQVEEAVNTVSGIDELRSTTREGVSSVVIGFKLERNGDIAAQDVRDKVSTLLPRLPFGTDPPVVEKFNLDAAPVVTVVVSGGSGRKLREVTEIAKKQIKEDLEAVTGVGAVVIVGGEQRAVNVVLKPDRLRAHKLSAEDVRKALAAQNMELPGGKVDSGLTEFGLRTVGRIQKPADFEDVIIETRTGDDGLKYSIRVKDVATVTDSVEEPRGKSRLDGNVAVSLIIQKQSGGNTVAVADAVKARLAKIQPTLPADIKTEIIRDQSKFIKGSIEEVKFHLVLAAFLVVGTIFIFLRDWRATLIAATAVPTSIVGTFAFMDVMGFSLNNMTLLGLILAVGIVIDDAVVVLENVFRHMEEEGSSGWEAASLATKEISLAVIATTLSLVVIFAPIAFMSGQVGRFFNSFGFVVAFAILMSMAVSFTLTPMLCAWVLKPLKNPSPTPPPKGEGLENGKASLSPPSFSGKGAGGLGSEHPHSSGWLTRAYVGILAWSLRHRWVVVLATIVTFLSTPVLFMIVGTDFVPKDDQSEFEVSIILKEGTTLKSAETQLAEVESRLKTVRGVTNVFTVIGPTDGRAPKGQGDVTQVNIYCRMTDLREREFGQRDAMADARVLMADYPDLRTSVQDVKLISSSAFKNAQLDLSIRGPDGAKLDEFAAQIMKKMKTNPKFTDVDTNAAGRNPELQVRIDRQRAADQRVNVQGVATALGLLVGGEPVTKYKEGADQYDVWLRAALPSRDRSTAIDALMVPDTKGELIELRTFAKLADEKGPATIERYNRQRQIGVQCNFAPGVALGDALPEVQAYVQELDMPPEYRYEFLGEAKLMADSNSNFLLAFMLAFVFMYMILAAQFESVIHPITILMAVPLTLPFALISLMLLRTPLDVYAMIGLFMLFGIVKKNGILQVDYTNVLIAKGLPRNEAILKANEARFRPILMTTVMLVAAMIPIATGSGPGAGARASMAKVILGGQLLSLLLSLLVTPVAYSIWDDMLARGKRIAAWARRRRSAPVLLPEPEVEMEATAKETVRELPVFRDKESDATPAGS; via the coding sequence ATGACCATTTGGGACATCTGCATCCGCCGGCCGGTGTTCACCACCATGCTCGTTCTCGGGCCGGTGGTGCTCGGTCTGGCGTCGTACACTCGACTCGGCGTCGAACTGTTCCCGAACGTGGACGTGCCCGTGGTCGTGGTGACGACCACGCTGCGCGGCGCGGGCGTCGAGGAAATGGAATCCAGCGTGACGCGCCAGGTCGAGGAGGCGGTAAACACCGTTTCCGGCATTGACGAACTGCGCAGCACCACGCGCGAGGGCGTGTCCAGCGTCGTGATCGGGTTCAAACTGGAGCGGAACGGCGACATCGCCGCGCAGGACGTGCGCGACAAGGTGTCGACGCTCTTGCCCCGGTTGCCCTTCGGCACCGACCCACCCGTAGTCGAGAAGTTCAACCTCGACGCGGCCCCGGTGGTCACGGTGGTGGTCTCCGGTGGGTCCGGGCGCAAACTGCGCGAGGTCACTGAGATCGCCAAGAAGCAGATCAAAGAAGACCTGGAAGCGGTGACCGGGGTCGGCGCGGTGGTGATCGTGGGCGGCGAACAGCGCGCGGTGAACGTCGTGCTCAAACCGGACCGGCTCCGCGCCCACAAGCTCTCGGCCGAAGACGTGCGGAAGGCGCTCGCGGCGCAGAACATGGAGCTGCCCGGGGGTAAAGTCGACAGTGGGTTAACCGAGTTCGGGCTGCGCACCGTCGGGCGCATCCAGAAACCCGCCGACTTTGAAGACGTCATCATCGAGACGCGCACCGGGGACGACGGGCTGAAGTATTCGATCCGCGTGAAGGACGTGGCCACGGTCACCGACAGCGTGGAAGAGCCGCGCGGGAAGTCGCGACTGGACGGTAACGTTGCGGTCAGCCTCATCATTCAGAAACAGTCCGGCGGGAACACGGTGGCCGTGGCCGACGCGGTCAAGGCGCGACTCGCGAAGATCCAACCGACGCTCCCGGCCGACATCAAAACCGAGATCATCCGCGACCAGTCGAAGTTTATTAAGGGATCGATCGAGGAGGTGAAGTTCCACCTCGTGCTCGCGGCGTTCCTCGTCGTCGGCACCATCTTCATCTTCTTGCGCGACTGGCGCGCGACGCTCATCGCCGCGACCGCGGTGCCGACCAGCATCGTCGGCACGTTCGCGTTCATGGACGTGATGGGCTTCAGCCTCAACAACATGACCCTCCTGGGCCTCATCCTCGCGGTCGGGATCGTGATCGACGACGCGGTGGTGGTGCTGGAGAACGTGTTCCGGCACATGGAAGAAGAGGGTTCAAGCGGTTGGGAGGCCGCGAGCCTGGCCACCAAAGAAATCTCGCTCGCGGTGATCGCGACGACGCTCTCGCTGGTGGTGATCTTCGCGCCGATCGCGTTCATGTCCGGGCAGGTCGGGCGGTTCTTCAACAGCTTCGGGTTCGTGGTCGCGTTCGCGATCCTGATGAGCATGGCCGTCAGCTTCACCCTCACGCCGATGCTCTGTGCGTGGGTGCTGAAACCTTTAAAGAACCCCTCCCCAACCCCTCCCCCAAAGGGAGAGGGGCTAGAAAACGGCAAGGCTTCTCTTTCTCCCCCTTCCTTTTCAGGGAAGGGGGCCGGGGGGTTAGGTTCTGAGCACCCCCACTCGTCCGGGTGGCTCACGCGGGCCTACGTCGGCATCCTCGCGTGGTCGCTGCGGCACCGGTGGGTGGTCGTGCTCGCCACGATCGTCACGTTCCTCAGCACCCCGGTGCTGTTCATGATCGTGGGCACCGACTTCGTCCCGAAGGACGACCAGAGCGAGTTCGAGGTCTCCATCATCCTGAAGGAAGGAACCACCCTCAAATCGGCCGAAACGCAGCTCGCCGAGGTCGAGTCCCGGCTGAAGACCGTGCGCGGGGTGACGAACGTGTTCACCGTGATCGGACCGACCGACGGCCGCGCTCCGAAGGGGCAGGGCGACGTGACCCAGGTGAACATCTACTGCCGCATGACCGACCTGCGCGAGCGCGAGTTCGGCCAGCGCGACGCGATGGCCGACGCCCGCGTGCTGATGGCGGACTACCCGGACCTGCGCACGTCGGTGCAGGACGTGAAGCTTATCAGTTCCAGCGCGTTCAAGAACGCGCAGCTCGACCTGAGTATCCGCGGGCCGGACGGCGCGAAACTCGACGAATTCGCGGCGCAGATCATGAAGAAGATGAAAACGAACCCGAAGTTCACGGACGTGGACACGAACGCCGCGGGGCGCAACCCTGAGCTCCAGGTGCGAATCGACCGTCAACGCGCCGCCGACCAGCGCGTGAACGTGCAGGGCGTCGCGACCGCGCTGGGACTGCTGGTCGGCGGCGAGCCGGTGACGAAGTACAAGGAGGGTGCGGATCAGTACGACGTCTGGCTCCGCGCCGCACTGCCGAGCCGCGACCGGTCCACGGCGATCGACGCCCTCATGGTACCCGACACGAAGGGCGAACTGATCGAGTTACGCACGTTCGCGAAGCTGGCCGACGAGAAAGGCCCCGCGACCATCGAGCGCTACAACCGGCAGCGCCAGATCGGGGTGCAGTGCAACTTCGCGCCGGGCGTGGCCCTCGGCGACGCGCTCCCGGAAGTGCAGGCCTACGTGCAGGAACTCGACATGCCGCCCGAGTACCGGTACGAGTTCCTCGGCGAAGCGAAGCTCATGGCCGACTCGAACTCGAACTTCCTGCTCGCGTTCATGCTCGCGTTCGTCTTCATGTACATGATCCTCGCGGCGCAGTTCGAGAGCGTCATCCATCCCATTACGATCCTTATGGCGGTGCCGCTCACGCTGCCGTTCGCGCTGATCTCGCTCATGCTGCTCCGCACGCCGCTCGATGTGTACGCGATGATCGGGCTGTTCATGCTGTTCGGCATCGTGAAGAAGAACGGCATCTTGCAGGTGGACTACACGAACGTGCTGATCGCGAAGGGGCTGCCCCGCAACGAGGCCATTCTCAAAGCGAACGAGGCCCGGTTCCGGCCGATCCTGATGACGACGGTGATGCTCGTGGCCGCGATGATCCCGATCGCGACCGGGAGCGGCCCCGGTGCGGGCGCGCGGGCGAGTATGGCGAAGGTCATCCTCGGCGGCCAGTTGCTCTCACTGTTGCTCTCACTGTTGGTTACGCCGGTCGCGTACTCGATCTGGGACGACATGCTCGCTCGCGGGAAGCGCATCGCGGCGTGGGCGCGCCGGCGCCGTTCGGCCCCGGTACTGCTCCCCGAACCGGAGGTGGAGATGGAGGCGACCGCGAAGGAAACGGTGCGCGAGTTGCCGGTTTTCCGCGACAAGGAGTCGGACGCGACCCCGGCCGGCTCGTAA
- a CDS encoding DUF1559 domain-containing protein: protein MLQTTYRRSGFTLIELLVVIAIIAVLIGLLLPAVQKVRDAAARVRCTNNLKQISLASLNYEATTRALPPGHAPKSSPLTTLSWLTHLLPHIEQDSVWQQTLSDCASMPITQLAPPHAGLRTPVRAYMCPADSRTTEAHRTRFGLLVALTDYLGVAGAGTDPTNGVLYVGSKVRINDIRDGASNTLLVGERPPSPDYFFGWWYSPSASPVAGQAVLGVGSNKDFHELSTMGCPDGPYPFQRGKVDDICDAHHFWSFHPGGANFAFCDGSVRFTPYSADRMLPALATRSQGEIAELP from the coding sequence GTGCTTCAGACGACGTACCGGCGCTCGGGGTTCACACTAATTGAACTCCTGGTTGTTATCGCCATTATCGCCGTGCTGATCGGTCTGCTCCTTCCCGCCGTGCAGAAGGTCCGGGACGCGGCGGCGCGGGTGCGTTGCACGAACAACCTGAAACAAATCTCGCTGGCGTCGCTTAACTATGAGGCGACAACTCGGGCGCTGCCGCCCGGCCATGCCCCCAAGAGTTCGCCGCTCACCACGCTGAGCTGGCTCACACACCTGTTGCCCCACATTGAGCAGGATTCGGTCTGGCAGCAAACGCTTTCCGACTGTGCGAGTATGCCAATTACCCAACTCGCTCCGCCGCACGCAGGGTTGCGCACACCGGTTCGCGCGTACATGTGTCCGGCCGACAGCCGAACGACGGAGGCGCACCGAACCCGGTTTGGACTACTCGTGGCCCTCACCGACTACCTCGGTGTGGCCGGGGCCGGTACCGATCCCACCAATGGGGTGCTTTACGTGGGCTCAAAGGTGCGGATTAACGACATTCGGGACGGAGCATCGAACACGCTGCTTGTTGGTGAACGGCCACCCAGCCCGGATTACTTCTTCGGTTGGTGGTATTCGCCGTCGGCGTCGCCCGTGGCGGGGCAGGCGGTACTCGGGGTGGGGAGCAACAAGGACTTTCACGAGCTATCGACAATGGGGTGCCCGGATGGTCCCTACCCGTTCCAGCGCGGGAAGGTCGATGACATCTGTGACGCCCACCATTTTTGGAGCTTTCATCCCGGCGGGGCCAACTTCGCATTTTGCGACGGATCGGTCCGATTCACACCGTACTCTGCCGATCGGATGTTGCCCGCCCTCGCCACACGGTCCCAGGGCGAGATCGCAGAACTGCCGTAG
- a CDS encoding DHH family phosphoesterase: MTHIRPDADGMGSQLALYDALVAIGRQPRVAIASKLLPRYEFLDPQRRVIEDFKPSAFTDRDCVVVLDTGTWNQLGDFGDWLKKSPLPRAVVDHHRTQDDLGGLQLVDITAEATGRLAHEIIRALGAPLSQQAAHNLFMAIATDTGWFRHQNATPATFTLCGELVAAGANPTVLYEQLYEAATLARFKLTAVALDRLAVRANGKIAFTEISLADYEKTGAVPGDTEDLINYPRGVEGVDLALVFIEQPGGGTKVSFRSRAADVSKLAEQFGGGGHKLASGARVNKPLAEARETVLAAAVALLGQ, encoded by the coding sequence ATGACCCACATTCGCCCGGACGCGGACGGAATGGGATCGCAGCTCGCCCTTTACGACGCCCTCGTCGCGATCGGGCGGCAACCGCGGGTCGCGATCGCGAGCAAGTTGCTCCCGCGCTACGAGTTCCTGGACCCGCAACGGCGCGTGATCGAGGACTTCAAGCCTTCTGCGTTCACGGACCGCGATTGTGTGGTGGTGCTCGATACCGGAACGTGGAACCAGTTGGGCGACTTCGGCGACTGGTTGAAGAAATCGCCGCTCCCGCGTGCCGTGGTGGACCACCACCGAACGCAGGACGATTTGGGCGGGTTGCAGTTGGTGGACATCACGGCCGAAGCGACCGGCCGGCTGGCGCACGAGATCATTCGGGCGCTGGGGGCGCCGCTCTCGCAGCAGGCCGCCCACAATCTGTTCATGGCGATCGCGACCGACACGGGGTGGTTCCGGCACCAGAACGCGACCCCGGCGACCTTTACTCTGTGCGGCGAACTGGTCGCGGCCGGGGCGAACCCGACGGTCCTGTACGAGCAACTGTACGAGGCCGCGACGCTCGCCCGGTTCAAGCTCACGGCGGTCGCGCTGGACCGGCTCGCGGTGCGGGCGAACGGCAAAATCGCCTTCACCGAGATCTCGCTGGCCGACTACGAGAAGACGGGCGCGGTGCCGGGCGATACGGAAGACCTGATTAACTACCCGCGCGGTGTGGAAGGTGTGGACCTCGCCCTCGTGTTCATCGAGCAACCCGGCGGCGGAACGAAAGTGAGCTTCCGGTCGCGCGCCGCGGACGTGTCGAAATTGGCCGAACAGTTCGGCGGCGGCGGGCACAAACTCGCGAGCGGCGCCCGCGTGAACAAGCCGCTGGCGGAAGCCCGCGAAACCGTACTGGCCGCCGCGGTTGCCTTGTTGGGACAGTAG
- a CDS encoding RNA polymerase sigma factor produces the protein MSWTEITVLVEQAKTGDREAYGELVARFQSSVYAMALSRVRDPLEAQELAQDVFVHAMRKLPQLRDPRCFAGWLRRITARMAINRLTRRGPLFGADTEVLDAVEARTRTAEEQFAVGEAVDQLKEGLAELKPLDRQTLEAFYIRGRSLKQIAREFAVPTGTVKRRLHVARLRLKEVLEGIDPSLAERFATDGAELAAV, from the coding sequence GTTGGTTGAGCAGGCGAAGACGGGCGACCGCGAGGCTTACGGGGAACTGGTCGCCCGGTTCCAGAGCAGCGTTTACGCGATGGCGCTGAGCCGGGTGCGCGACCCGCTCGAGGCCCAGGAACTGGCCCAGGACGTGTTCGTCCACGCGATGCGGAAGTTGCCGCAGTTGCGCGACCCCCGGTGCTTCGCCGGGTGGTTGCGGCGGATCACCGCGCGGATGGCGATCAACCGGCTGACCCGGCGCGGCCCGCTCTTCGGGGCCGACACCGAGGTGCTCGACGCGGTCGAGGCCCGGACCCGGACCGCGGAGGAGCAGTTCGCGGTCGGCGAGGCCGTCGATCAGCTCAAGGAGGGGCTGGCCGAGTTGAAGCCGCTCGATCGGCAGACCCTGGAAGCGTTCTACATCCGGGGCCGGAGCCTCAAGCAGATCGCGCGGGAGTTCGCGGTCCCGACGGGCACCGTGAAGCGGCGGTTGCACGTCGCCCGGTTGCGGTTGAAGGAGGTGCTCGAGGGCATCGACCCGTCGCTGGCCGAGCGGTTCGCGACCGACGGGGCGGAACTGGCCGCCGTGTAA